In Corynebacterium nuruki S6-4, the following proteins share a genomic window:
- a CDS encoding bifunctional 2-methylcitrate synthase/citrate synthase yields the protein MAEENVDIKKGLAGVVVDYTAVSKVVPETNSLTYRGYPVQELVANCTFEDVAYLLWNGELPTAEQKAEFEKAERSQREVPQALIDIIDGLPKDCHPMDVCRTAASWLGTADPEANDRSGDGVRRIGLSLLAKMPTVVAYDMRRRRGQEFIAPDPERSIAENYLYMAFGDGEDSPATKPADVEAFDQSLTLYAEHSFNASTFTGRVIASTTADTYSAVTGAIGALKGPLHGGANEAVMHNFLEVDDPEKAEQWVLDKAANKEKIMGFGHRVYKRGDSRVPSMEAAMRRTAANHDGEKWVRMYENMQAAMEKRTGILPNLDFPAGPTYYMLGIDIPFFTPIFVIARVVGWTAHIAEQNENNALIRPLSAYNGEPQRSVTA from the coding sequence ATGGCTGAAGAGAACGTTGACATCAAGAAGGGCCTCGCCGGCGTCGTCGTCGACTACACCGCCGTCTCCAAGGTCGTCCCGGAGACCAACTCCCTGACCTACCGCGGCTACCCGGTCCAGGAACTCGTCGCCAACTGCACCTTCGAGGACGTCGCCTACCTGCTGTGGAACGGCGAGCTGCCGACCGCCGAGCAGAAGGCCGAGTTCGAGAAGGCCGAGCGCTCCCAGCGCGAGGTGCCGCAGGCCCTCATCGACATCATCGACGGTCTGCCGAAGGACTGCCACCCGATGGACGTCTGCCGTACCGCCGCCTCCTGGCTCGGCACCGCCGACCCGGAGGCCAACGACCGCTCCGGTGACGGTGTGCGCCGCATCGGCCTGAGCCTGCTGGCCAAGATGCCGACCGTCGTCGCCTACGACATGCGCCGCCGCCGCGGCCAGGAGTTCATCGCCCCGGACCCGGAGCGGTCCATCGCCGAGAACTACCTGTACATGGCCTTCGGCGACGGCGAGGACTCGCCGGCCACCAAGCCGGCCGACGTCGAGGCCTTCGACCAGTCGCTGACCCTGTACGCGGAGCACTCCTTCAACGCCTCCACGTTCACCGGCCGTGTCATCGCCTCCACCACCGCGGACACCTACTCCGCGGTCACCGGTGCGATCGGTGCCCTGAAGGGCCCGCTGCACGGTGGCGCCAACGAGGCCGTCATGCACAACTTCCTCGAGGTCGATGACCCGGAGAAGGCTGAACAGTGGGTCCTCGACAAGGCCGCCAACAAGGAGAAGATCATGGGCTTCGGCCACCGCGTGTACAAGCGCGGCGACTCCCGTGTCCCCTCCATGGAGGCCGCCATGCGCCGCACCGCCGCCAACCACGACGGCGAGAAGTGGGTCCGCATGTACGAGAACATGCAGGCCGCCATGGAGAAGCGCACCGGCATCCTGCCGAACCTGGACTTCCCCGCCGGCCCGACCTACTACATGCTCGGCATCGACATCCCGTTCTTCACCCCGATCTTCGTGA
- the prpB gene encoding methylisocitrate lyase produces MAGLYSSNVTPTDRRRAFRESLNSPEITRLPGAFSPLVARAIQEKGFEGVYVSGAVVAADLALPDIGLTTLTEVAGRARQIARATDLPVLVDADTGFGEPMSAARTVSELEDAGIAGCHLEDQVNPKRCGHLDGKEVVPTDVMLRRIGAAVKERRDDQFVICARTDAAGVEGIDSAIERAKAYADAGADLIFTEALHTPAEFEKFRAAVDIPLLANMTEFGKSELLSAGQLQDLGMNAVIYPVTTLRIAMGQVEEALGEIAETGTQKEWLERMQHRSRLYELLRYSEYNEFDTSVFTYSRENYDPTK; encoded by the coding sequence GTGGCGGGCCTCTACTCCAGCAACGTCACCCCGACCGACCGCCGCCGTGCCTTCCGTGAGTCGCTGAACTCCCCGGAGATCACCCGGCTGCCCGGCGCATTCTCCCCGCTGGTCGCCCGCGCGATCCAGGAGAAGGGCTTCGAGGGCGTGTACGTCTCCGGCGCCGTCGTCGCCGCCGACCTCGCCCTGCCCGACATCGGACTGACCACCCTCACCGAGGTCGCCGGCCGGGCGCGCCAGATCGCCCGCGCCACCGACCTGCCGGTCCTCGTGGACGCCGACACGGGCTTCGGTGAGCCGATGTCCGCCGCCCGCACCGTCTCCGAGCTCGAGGACGCCGGTATCGCCGGCTGCCACCTCGAGGACCAGGTCAACCCGAAGCGCTGCGGCCACCTCGACGGCAAGGAGGTCGTCCCCACCGACGTCATGCTCCGCCGTATCGGCGCCGCCGTGAAGGAACGCCGTGACGACCAGTTCGTCATCTGCGCCCGGACCGACGCCGCCGGTGTCGAGGGCATCGACTCGGCCATCGAGCGGGCCAAGGCCTACGCCGACGCCGGCGCGGACCTCATCTTCACCGAGGCCCTCCACACCCCGGCGGAGTTCGAGAAGTTCCGTGCGGCGGTCGACATCCCGCTGCTGGCGAACATGACCGAGTTCGGCAAGTCCGAGCTGCTGTCCGCCGGGCAGCTGCAGGATCTTGGCATGAACGCCGTGATCTACCCGGTAACCACCCTGCGCATCGCCATGGGCCAGGTCGAGGAGGCGCTCGGCGAGATCGCCGAGACCGGCACGCAGAAGGAGTGGCTGGAGCGTATGCAGCACCGGTCGCGCCTCTACGAGCTCCTCCGCTACTCCGAGTACAACGAGTTCGACACCAGCGTCTTCACGTACTCCCGCGAGAACTACGACCCGACCAAGTAG
- a CDS encoding MmgE/PrpD family protein: protein MENHIVRVHPSAEDFPKNEHLAWKIAEVATDPVAVPDESADMAVNRIIDNASVAVASVLRRPPSTARAQALTRPVTPGSTVFGVPGTYAPEWAALANGTAVRELDFHDTFLAAEYSHPGDNIPPILAVAQHTGAAKNLTGEDLVRGIVTGYEIQVDLVKGICLHEHKIDHVAHLGPSVAAGIGAMLNLDAETIYQAIGQALHTTTATRQSRKGLISSWKAFAPAFAGKMAIESVDRAMRGEGAPAPIWEGEDGFIAWMLDGKDAEYTVPLPAKGEGKRGILDTYTKEHSAEYQSQAPIDLAFRLRDRIGDLSQVESIVLHTSHHTHYVIGNGANDPQKFDPDASRETLDHSVMYIFAVALEDGVWDYRDSYSPERAHRPSTIELWNKITTVEDPEWTRRYHSNDPKEKAFGARAVVTLKDGTVLEDELAVANAHPLGAHPFTREQYENKFRKLADGLVAEKEQERFLEAARNARSLSAADFGQLTVTFDEDVLAKAPQIPGGVL from the coding sequence GTGGAGAACCACATCGTCCGCGTCCACCCCTCAGCGGAGGATTTCCCGAAGAACGAGCACCTCGCATGGAAGATCGCCGAGGTCGCCACTGACCCGGTCGCCGTTCCCGACGAGTCCGCCGACATGGCGGTCAACCGTATCATCGACAACGCCTCCGTCGCCGTGGCCTCCGTGCTGCGCCGCCCGCCGTCGACCGCCCGCGCCCAGGCGCTGACCCGCCCGGTGACCCCCGGCTCCACGGTCTTCGGTGTGCCCGGCACCTACGCCCCGGAGTGGGCGGCCCTCGCCAACGGCACCGCCGTGCGCGAGCTGGACTTCCACGACACGTTCCTCGCCGCCGAGTACTCCCACCCCGGCGACAACATCCCGCCGATCCTCGCCGTCGCCCAGCACACCGGCGCCGCGAAGAACCTCACCGGTGAAGACCTCGTCCGCGGTATCGTCACCGGCTACGAGATCCAGGTCGACCTCGTCAAGGGCATCTGCCTGCACGAGCACAAGATCGACCACGTCGCGCACCTCGGCCCGTCGGTCGCCGCCGGTATCGGCGCCATGCTGAACCTCGACGCCGAGACCATCTACCAGGCCATCGGCCAGGCGCTGCACACCACCACCGCCACCCGCCAGTCCCGCAAGGGCCTCATCAGCTCCTGGAAGGCCTTCGCCCCCGCATTCGCCGGCAAGATGGCCATCGAGTCCGTCGACCGCGCGATGCGCGGCGAGGGCGCCCCCGCCCCCATCTGGGAGGGTGAGGACGGCTTCATCGCCTGGATGCTCGACGGCAAGGACGCCGAGTACACCGTGCCGCTGCCCGCCAAGGGCGAGGGCAAGCGCGGCATCCTGGACACCTACACCAAGGAGCACTCCGCGGAGTACCAGTCCCAGGCCCCGATCGACCTGGCCTTCCGCCTGCGTGACCGCATCGGCGACCTGTCGCAGGTCGAGTCCATCGTGCTGCACACCAGCCACCACACCCACTACGTCATCGGCAACGGCGCCAACGACCCGCAGAAGTTCGATCCGGACGCCTCCCGCGAGACCCTGGACCACTCGGTGATGTACATCTTCGCCGTGGCCCTCGAGGACGGCGTGTGGGACTACCGGGACTCCTACTCCCCCGAGCGCGCCCACCGGCCCTCCACCATCGAACTGTGGAACAAGATCACCACGGTCGAGGACCCCGAGTGGACCCGCCGCTACCACTCCAACGACCCGAAGGAGAAGGCGTTCGGCGCCCGCGCCGTCGTCACCCTCAAGGACGGCACCGTCCTGGAGGACGAGCTGGCCGTGGCCAACGCCCACCCGCTGGGCGCCCACCCGTTCACCCGCGAGCAGTACGAGAACAAGTTCCGCAAGCTCGCCGACGGCCTGGTCGCCGAGAAGGAGCAGGAGCGCTTCCTCGAGGCCGCCCGCAACGCCCGTTCCCTCAGCGCCGCCGACTTCGGCCAGCTCACCGTCACCTTCGACGAGGACGTCCTCGCCAAGGCCCCGCAGATCCCGGGCGGTGTGCTCTAG
- a CDS encoding dipeptide ABC transporter ATP-binding protein produces the protein MNDRPLLSMRGVDIAFGTDKKPLPTVFGVDLDIWPGETVAVVGESGSGKSTTAMSILGLLPGDGHVTGGRIIFDGEDITHASQKRYTELRGAHVGLVPQDPMSNLNPVWSIGHHVKEALRYNNIATGSEAEKRAIDLMAEAGLPDPADRIGQYPHQFSGGMRQRALIACGLAARPGLLIADEPTSALDVTVQQQILDHLGSLTRELGTAVLLITHDLGLAAERAQRIIVMSQGRVVESGPALEILQDPKHPYTKKLVAAAPSVAARRADIHVSEAPEATAEPQDAGPAGAASDHLIEVEHLTKSFEVKGDRPWRKKTFTAAEDINFFLRRGHTLALVGESGSGKSTVAQMVLGLLPPSSGRVMFDGEDVTALDRRKELAFRRRVQPVFQNPYGSVDPMYSVFNTIAEPLKIHGVGSGKDREKRVRELLDMVAMPTSMMSRYPGELSGGQRQRVAIARALALDPEALILDEAVSALDVLVQSQVLALLNDLQREMGLTYLFITHDLAVVKQIADETLVMQRGRIVERGETDELFDHPEQEYTARLLASIPGGSIALHQG, from the coding sequence ATGAACGACCGACCCCTGCTGTCGATGCGCGGTGTGGACATCGCCTTCGGCACCGACAAGAAGCCGCTGCCCACCGTCTTCGGTGTGGACCTCGACATCTGGCCCGGCGAGACCGTCGCCGTCGTCGGCGAATCCGGCTCCGGCAAGTCCACCACCGCGATGAGCATCCTCGGCCTGCTGCCCGGCGACGGACATGTCACCGGCGGGCGGATCATCTTCGACGGTGAGGACATCACCCACGCGAGCCAGAAGCGGTACACCGAACTGCGCGGCGCCCACGTCGGGCTCGTCCCCCAGGACCCGATGAGCAACCTCAACCCGGTGTGGTCGATCGGCCACCACGTCAAGGAGGCGCTGCGCTACAACAACATCGCCACCGGCTCCGAGGCCGAGAAGCGCGCCATCGACCTCATGGCCGAGGCCGGGCTCCCCGACCCCGCCGACCGGATCGGCCAGTACCCGCACCAGTTCTCCGGCGGCATGCGCCAGCGCGCCCTCATCGCCTGCGGCCTCGCGGCCCGGCCGGGTCTGCTCATCGCCGACGAGCCCACCTCCGCCCTCGATGTCACGGTGCAGCAGCAGATCCTCGACCACCTCGGCTCCCTCACCCGGGAGCTGGGCACCGCGGTCCTGCTGATCACCCACGACCTGGGGCTGGCCGCCGAACGCGCCCAGCGCATCATCGTCATGAGCCAGGGCCGCGTCGTCGAGTCCGGCCCGGCACTGGAGATCCTCCAGGACCCGAAGCACCCGTACACGAAGAAGCTCGTCGCCGCCGCACCGTCGGTCGCCGCCCGGCGCGCCGACATCCATGTCTCGGAGGCCCCGGAGGCCACAGCGGAACCGCAGGACGCCGGCCCGGCCGGGGCGGCGTCCGACCACCTCATCGAGGTCGAGCACCTGACGAAGTCCTTCGAGGTCAAGGGGGACCGACCCTGGCGGAAGAAGACCTTCACCGCGGCCGAGGACATCAACTTCTTCCTGCGGCGCGGGCACACCCTCGCGCTGGTCGGGGAATCCGGGTCCGGCAAGTCGACCGTCGCCCAGATGGTCCTCGGGCTGCTCCCGCCGAGCAGCGGCCGCGTCATGTTCGACGGGGAGGACGTCACCGCCCTGGACCGTCGGAAGGAACTGGCGTTCCGCCGGCGGGTGCAGCCGGTGTTCCAGAACCCCTACGGGTCGGTCGACCCGATGTACTCGGTGTTCAACACCATCGCCGAGCCGCTGAAGATCCACGGTGTCGGGTCCGGGAAGGACCGCGAGAAGCGGGTCCGGGAACTGCTCGACATGGTCGCGATGCCGACGTCGATGATGTCCCGGTACCCCGGGGAGCTCTCGGGCGGTCAGCGGCAGCGCGTGGCGATCGCCCGGGCGCTGGCGCTGGACCCGGAGGCGCTCATCCTCGATGAGGCGGTGAGCGCACTCGACGTGCTGGTGCAGTCCCAGGTCCTCGCGCTGCTCAACGACCTGCAGCGGGAGATGGGGCTGACCTACCTGTTCATCACGCACGACCTCGCCGTGGTCAAGCAGATCGCGGACGAGACACTGGTCATGCAGCGTGGCCGGATCGTGGAGCGTGGCGAGACCGACGAGCTGTTCGACCATCCGGAGCAGGAGTACACGGCCCGGCTGCTGGCCTCGATCCCCGGCGGATCGATCGCGCTGCACCAGGGCTGA
- a CDS encoding ABC transporter permease: MPDTTSVTPLPRDERWVAEVETTDILTRDQLLPDEAPRGFWGTAWVNLRRRPLFWVAAVIILLVLLVTVVPGLFSGTDPKAATLEDSLAHARSGHPFGFTQQGYDVYARTIFGARASVVTGLLTTVAVAVIGVIVGSVAAYLGGWVDAVLSRLTDIFFAIPLLLAAIVLMQAFDVRNVWTVVLVLSLFGWPQMARQIRGAVLAAKNEEYVEASRALGLSRAGILFKHILPNCLAPIIVMMTTNLGIYIVAEATLSYMGVGLPPDTVSWGNDISAAQHTLRVDPEILFYPAGALALTVLGFILLGDTLKDALDPKERTR; the protein is encoded by the coding sequence ATGCCTGACACAACTTCCGTCACCCCGCTCCCCCGCGACGAACGCTGGGTCGCCGAGGTCGAGACCACCGACATTCTCACCCGCGACCAGCTGCTCCCCGACGAGGCCCCGAGGGGTTTCTGGGGCACCGCGTGGGTCAACCTGCGACGCCGCCCGCTGTTCTGGGTCGCCGCCGTCATCATCCTGCTCGTCCTGCTGGTCACCGTCGTGCCCGGCCTGTTCTCCGGTACCGACCCGAAGGCCGCGACTCTGGAGGACTCACTGGCGCACGCCCGGTCCGGGCACCCCTTCGGATTCACCCAGCAGGGCTACGACGTCTACGCCCGCACCATCTTCGGCGCCCGCGCCTCCGTCGTCACCGGACTGCTCACCACGGTCGCCGTCGCCGTGATCGGCGTGATCGTCGGCTCCGTCGCCGCCTACCTGGGCGGCTGGGTGGACGCGGTGCTGTCCCGGCTCACCGACATCTTCTTCGCCATTCCGCTGCTGCTCGCCGCGATCGTCCTCATGCAGGCCTTCGACGTGCGCAACGTGTGGACGGTCGTCCTCGTCCTGTCCCTGTTCGGCTGGCCGCAGATGGCCCGCCAGATCCGCGGTGCCGTGCTCGCCGCGAAGAACGAGGAGTACGTCGAGGCGTCCCGCGCCCTCGGCCTGTCCCGGGCGGGCATCCTGTTCAAGCACATCCTGCCGAACTGCCTGGCCCCGATCATCGTCATGATGACCACGAACCTCGGCATCTACATCGTCGCCGAGGCGACGCTGTCGTACATGGGTGTGGGCCTGCCGCCGGACACCGTCTCCTGGGGCAACGACATCTCCGCCGCCCAGCACACTCTCCGCGTGGACCCTGAGATCCTGTTCTACCCCGCCGGCGCGCTCGCGCTCACCGTGCTGGGGTTCATCCTGCTGGGCGACACCCTCAAGGACGCCCTCGACCCCAAGGAGCGGACCCGATGA
- a CDS encoding ABC transporter permease → MWWYLGKRILQLIPVFLGATFLIYAMVFLTPGDPVTALAGDKAADPAVLDQIRAQYNLDKPFLVQYVMFLGGIFQGDLGMTFSGRPVTEVLGESFPITIRLAVMALVIETVFGVGFGIVAGLRKGSWFDSTLLVISLLIIAVPVFVIGFVGQYLFGIQWGVVPPTVGSDGSFTKLLLPAFVLGLVSFAYVLRLTRSEVAQNMRADYVRTAAARGMTRWGVIRNHVLRNSMIPVVTFIGADLAALMGGAIVTEGIFNIHGVGGLVFQSVSLGEAPTVVSVVTVLVIIFVLANLIIDLLYALLDPRIRYA, encoded by the coding sequence ATGTGGTGGTATCTCGGCAAACGGATCCTCCAGCTCATCCCCGTCTTCCTCGGGGCGACCTTCCTCATCTACGCGATGGTCTTCCTCACCCCCGGTGACCCGGTCACCGCGCTGGCCGGGGACAAGGCCGCGGACCCCGCGGTCCTCGACCAGATCCGCGCACAGTACAACCTCGACAAGCCCTTCCTCGTCCAGTACGTCATGTTCCTCGGCGGGATCTTCCAGGGTGACCTCGGCATGACCTTCTCCGGACGCCCCGTCACCGAGGTCCTCGGCGAGTCGTTCCCCATCACCATCCGGCTGGCCGTCATGGCCCTGGTCATCGAGACCGTCTTCGGTGTCGGCTTCGGCATCGTCGCCGGCCTGCGGAAGGGTTCCTGGTTCGACTCGACCCTGCTGGTCATCTCCCTGCTCATCATCGCCGTCCCGGTCTTCGTCATCGGCTTCGTCGGCCAGTACCTGTTCGGCATCCAGTGGGGCGTGGTCCCGCCCACCGTGGGATCCGACGGTTCGTTCACCAAACTCCTGTTGCCCGCGTTCGTCCTCGGCCTCGTCTCCTTCGCCTACGTGCTCAGGCTGACCCGCTCCGAGGTGGCGCAGAACATGCGCGCCGACTACGTGCGCACCGCCGCGGCCCGCGGCATGACCCGGTGGGGTGTGATCCGCAACCACGTGCTGCGCAACTCCATGATCCCGGTCGTCACCTTCATCGGTGCCGACCTCGCCGCCCTCATGGGTGGCGCGATCGTCACCGAGGGCATCTTCAACATCCACGGCGTGGGTGGTCTGGTCTTCCAGTCCGTGAGCCTCGGCGAGGCACCCACGGTGGTCAGCGTGGTCACCGTCCTGGTGATCATCTTCGTGCTGGCCAACCTCATCATCGACCTGCTCTACGCCCTGCTCGACCCGAGGATCCGCTATGCCTGA
- a CDS encoding peptide ABC transporter substrate-binding protein, whose protein sequence is MNIRPRRALAALLTGVALVLGVTACVPDHRTAPADYISFYSGEPQNPLIPTNTNENNGGTVIDTLFTGLAQYTPDGEVTMGVAESITPNANSTQFDIRLKDGWTFTDGEPVTSDSFIDAWNFGANVKNAQLQSSFFEPIKGYKDVAGETDEEGNVTKEPTTDTMSGLHKVNDREFTVTLSAPNVAFPNMLGFSTFYPLPKVAFEDMKAFGEHPVGNGPYMFDGDDAWQHNVAITLKANPDYAGTDKPKNPGISFTMYSSQTTAYADLQSGDLDHMREDVGADAYPSYRADFPDSNDDKPYAAIQNFTIPENLPGFRTDEEGRLRRAAVSMAIDRQLVIDKVYFGARRIAEDFGAPTLPGGIPDIPGKEVLTYQPDKARELWDEANRIHPWNGGKFQIAYNADASHQVWVEAVTNSIRQVLGIDASGKAYPTFKAMRDAVVNGTVGAAFRSGWNADYPSIDSFLTSNYRTGAASNDGKYSNPEFDKALDSASAQPDGDKARPYFNQAQTILMKDLPQIPLWYYAASTAWNPKLHGVESNWKGMPVFTEITKDGN, encoded by the coding sequence ATGAACATCCGACCCCGCAGAGCACTAGCCGCGCTCCTCACCGGTGTGGCGCTCGTCCTGGGGGTGACGGCCTGCGTCCCGGACCACCGGACCGCCCCGGCCGACTACATCTCCTTCTATTCCGGCGAACCGCAGAACCCGTTGATCCCGACCAACACCAACGAGAACAACGGCGGCACCGTCATCGACACCCTCTTCACCGGCCTCGCCCAGTACACCCCCGACGGCGAGGTGACCATGGGTGTCGCTGAATCGATCACCCCGAACGCCAACTCCACGCAGTTCGACATCAGACTCAAGGACGGGTGGACCTTCACCGACGGGGAGCCCGTCACCTCCGACAGTTTCATCGACGCGTGGAACTTCGGCGCGAACGTCAAGAACGCCCAGCTCCAGTCAAGCTTCTTCGAGCCGATCAAGGGCTACAAGGACGTCGCCGGCGAGACCGACGAGGAGGGGAACGTGACAAAGGAGCCGACCACCGACACGATGTCCGGTCTCCACAAGGTCAACGACCGGGAGTTCACGGTCACCCTGAGTGCCCCGAACGTCGCCTTCCCGAACATGCTCGGCTTCTCCACCTTCTACCCGCTGCCCAAGGTCGCCTTCGAGGACATGAAGGCCTTCGGCGAGCACCCGGTCGGCAACGGCCCGTACATGTTCGACGGGGACGATGCCTGGCAGCACAACGTCGCCATCACCCTCAAGGCCAACCCGGACTACGCCGGCACCGACAAGCCGAAGAACCCGGGCATCTCCTTCACCATGTACTCCTCGCAGACCACCGCCTACGCGGACCTGCAGTCCGGGGACCTCGACCACATGCGTGAGGATGTCGGCGCGGACGCCTACCCCTCCTACAGGGCGGACTTCCCCGACAGTAACGACGACAAGCCCTACGCGGCCATCCAGAACTTCACCATCCCCGAGAACCTCCCCGGTTTCCGGACCGACGAGGAGGGCCGGCTGCGCCGGGCCGCGGTCTCCATGGCCATCGACCGGCAGCTCGTCATCGACAAGGTCTACTTCGGTGCCCGGCGGATCGCCGAGGACTTCGGCGCCCCCACCCTGCCCGGCGGCATACCCGACATCCCCGGCAAGGAGGTCCTCACCTACCAGCCGGACAAGGCCCGCGAACTGTGGGACGAGGCGAACAGAATCCACCCGTGGAACGGCGGGAAGTTCCAGATCGCCTACAACGCGGACGCCTCCCACCAGGTGTGGGTCGAGGCCGTCACCAACAGCATCCGCCAGGTGCTCGGCATCGACGCCTCCGGCAAGGCCTACCCCACCTTCAAGGCCATGCGGGACGCGGTCGTCAACGGCACCGTCGGCGCGGCCTTCCGCTCCGGCTGGAACGCGGACTACCCCTCCATCGACTCGTTCCTGACCTCGAACTACAGGACAGGCGCGGCGTCCAACGACGGGAAGTACTCGAACCCCGAGTTCGACAAGGCCCTGGACTCGGCCTCCGCACAGCCCGACGGAGACAAGGCCCGCCCGTACTTCAACCAGGCGCAGACCATCCTCATGAAGGACCTCCCGCAGATCCCGCTCTGGTACTACGCGGCGTCCACCGCCTGGAACCCGAAGCTGCACGGGGTGGAGTCCAACTGGAAGGGCATGCCCGTCTTCACCGAGATCACGAAGGACGGTAACTGA